A section of the Ruania halotolerans genome encodes:
- the prfB gene encoding peptide chain release factor 2 yields MATDFPVEIQGLRKILDSITAVTDPDALRERITQLSEEAAAPDLWDDPEAAQKVTSALSHAQTDLERTENLGARIDDLGALVELAQEEDDADTLAEAEAELITIRRSLEDLEIRTLLSGEYDQRDAVVTIRAGAGGVDAADFAEMLMRMYIRWAENNGYDTAVLDTSYAEEAGLKSATFEVKAPYAFGTLSVEAGTHRLVRISPFDNQGRRQTSFAAVEVIPLIEQTDHVEIPETEIKVDVFRSSGPGGQSVNTTDSAVRMTHIPTGIVVSMQNEKSQIQNRAAALRVLQSRLLLQRQAEESAAKKAMAGDVKASWGDQMRSYVLQPYQMVKDLRTEHESGTPSAVFDGDIGGFINAGIRWRKQQQLEAEAGE; encoded by the coding sequence GTGGCTACTGACTTCCCCGTAGAGATCCAGGGTCTGCGCAAGATCCTCGACTCGATCACCGCTGTGACCGATCCCGATGCGCTGCGGGAGCGGATCACGCAGCTGTCCGAGGAGGCCGCAGCGCCGGATTTGTGGGACGACCCCGAAGCCGCCCAGAAGGTCACCAGTGCGCTCTCCCACGCGCAGACGGACCTGGAGCGCACGGAGAACCTCGGCGCCCGGATCGACGACCTCGGCGCGCTCGTAGAGCTGGCTCAGGAAGAGGACGACGCCGACACTCTGGCCGAGGCCGAGGCCGAGTTGATCACGATCCGCCGCAGCCTGGAGGACCTGGAGATCCGCACGCTGCTCTCCGGTGAGTACGACCAACGCGATGCCGTGGTGACGATCCGCGCCGGAGCCGGGGGTGTGGACGCCGCCGACTTCGCGGAGATGTTGATGCGGATGTACATCCGATGGGCCGAGAACAACGGGTACGACACCGCAGTGCTGGACACCTCCTATGCCGAGGAGGCCGGGTTGAAGTCGGCCACGTTCGAAGTCAAGGCGCCCTATGCCTTCGGCACGCTCTCAGTGGAGGCCGGCACGCACCGTCTCGTGCGCATCTCACCGTTCGACAACCAGGGCCGGCGGCAGACATCCTTCGCGGCCGTCGAGGTGATCCCGCTGATCGAGCAGACCGACCATGTGGAGATCCCGGAGACTGAGATCAAGGTGGACGTGTTCCGCTCCTCCGGCCCCGGAGGGCAGTCGGTGAACACCACCGACTCCGCCGTGCGGATGACCCACATCCCCACCGGGATCGTGGTCTCGATGCAGAACGAGAAGTCCCAGATTCAGAACCGTGCCGCCGCGCTGCGGGTGCTCCAGTCCCGCCTGCTCCTGCAGCGTCAGGCGGAGGAGAGTGCTGCCAAGAAGGCCATGGCGGGAGATGTGAAGGCTTCCTGGGGCGATCAGATGCGCTCCTACGTGCTGCAGCCGTACCAAATGGTCAAGGACCTGCGCACCGAACATGAATCCGGGACGCCTTCGGCGGTCTTCGACGGCGACATCGGGGGCTTCATCAACGCCGGCATCCGGTGGCGCAAGCAGCAGCAGCTCGAGGCTGAAGCAGGGGAGTAG
- the smpB gene encoding SsrA-binding protein SmpB, with amino-acid sequence MSNKAKGAKQKKASGAVDPKTVKTVVARNKKARHDYHIDATYEAGLALTGTEVKSLRAGRASLVDGWVYVDAGEAWLESVHIPEYSEGTWTNHSPRRKRKLLLHKEQILKLTQRTKEKGFTIVPLELYFIGGRAKVEIAVARGKQEWDKRQALREKQDAREAQRAMSLRQHR; translated from the coding sequence ATGAGCAACAAGGCCAAGGGCGCAAAACAGAAGAAGGCGAGTGGCGCCGTCGACCCCAAGACGGTGAAGACGGTGGTGGCGCGCAATAAGAAGGCGCGGCACGACTATCACATCGACGCCACCTACGAGGCTGGGCTCGCACTCACCGGGACCGAGGTGAAGTCGCTGCGCGCCGGCCGCGCCTCCCTCGTGGACGGCTGGGTGTACGTGGACGCCGGTGAGGCCTGGTTGGAGAGTGTGCACATTCCCGAGTACAGCGAGGGCACCTGGACCAACCACTCTCCGCGCCGCAAGCGCAAGCTTCTCCTGCATAAGGAGCAGATCCTCAAGCTCACTCAGCGTACTAAGGAGAAGGGCTTCACCATCGTTCCCTTGGAGTTGTACTTCATCGGGGGGCGGGCCAAGGTGGAAATCGCCGTCGCGCGAGGCAAGCAGGAGTGGGACAAGCGCCAGGCGCTGCGAGAGAAGCAGGATGCGCGTGAGGCACAACGAGCGATGAGCCTGCGCCAGCACCGCTGA
- a CDS encoding LacI family DNA-binding transcriptional regulator, producing MVTARDVARLANTSNAVVSYVFNNGPRNVAPATRERVLAAAAELGYRPNMLARALSAGSTRSIGLIVPDICNPFFAETARALEDAAGGIEHLLLICDSAGSPVQEARHVRSLVDRRVDALVYVSLQDDPALDLLAEAKIPVVALHPLPDGAAASTLTIDYAAAARAATTHLIEHGYRDVAILNGPTDSVGGRQHESGFAAALVDHPELTARRWASPTSRYAASQVAGEMLRSERPRAIYCVTDEQAFGVLHAAHTLGLRVPEDLAVVGLDGTANTRVSIPPLTTVQQPTEALAARAIEVVRDPDTLTAPVHELLDFTFVARRSCGCPEH from the coding sequence ATGGTGACCGCCCGGGACGTGGCGCGCCTTGCCAACACGTCGAACGCCGTCGTGAGCTACGTGTTCAACAACGGGCCACGGAACGTGGCCCCAGCGACGCGCGAACGCGTGCTGGCAGCGGCGGCAGAGCTCGGCTACCGGCCGAACATGCTCGCCCGCGCCCTCAGCGCCGGGTCGACCCGCTCGATCGGGCTGATCGTGCCGGACATCTGCAACCCGTTCTTCGCCGAGACCGCACGCGCCCTGGAAGATGCCGCCGGTGGGATCGAGCACCTGCTGCTGATCTGCGACTCCGCCGGCTCCCCCGTCCAGGAAGCGCGCCACGTACGCTCCTTGGTGGACCGACGGGTGGACGCCCTGGTGTACGTCTCCCTCCAGGACGATCCTGCGCTCGACCTGCTCGCCGAGGCCAAGATCCCGGTGGTCGCGCTCCATCCGCTTCCCGACGGAGCAGCCGCATCCACCCTGACGATCGACTACGCCGCCGCCGCACGTGCCGCGACGACACACCTGATCGAGCACGGTTACCGCGACGTCGCCATCCTCAACGGCCCGACAGACTCAGTCGGTGGACGCCAGCACGAGAGCGGCTTCGCCGCGGCACTCGTGGACCACCCTGAGCTCACGGCCCGTCGTTGGGCCTCACCCACCTCTCGGTACGCCGCCTCGCAGGTCGCAGGTGAGATGCTCCGGTCCGAGCGTCCGCGGGCGATCTACTGCGTCACCGACGAGCAGGCATTCGGCGTGCTGCACGCCGCGCATACTCTGGGCCTTCGGGTCCCGGAGGACCTCGCGGTGGTCGGGCTGGACGGAACCGCGAATACCCGGGTTTCCATCCCGCCGCTGACCACCGTGCAGCAACCCACCGAGGCACTGGCCGCGAGGGCGATCGAAGTGGTCCGCGACCCGGACACCCTGACCGCGCCGGTACATGAACTGCTGGACTTCACCTTCGTGGCACGACGCTCCTGCGGGTGCCCCGAGCATTGA
- the ftsX gene encoding permease-like cell division protein FtsX, giving the protein MRLQFILSQIGNGLRRNVAMAISVVLVTFISLTFVGAAVLLQMQITNMKDDWYDRVEVSVFLCPEGSSVPTCAGGEVTEEQIETLQGVLTSDGLSPYVEEVFVETKEQAYESFQEQFGDQDWAQRITEEQMQVSLRVSLVDPELYQVVADEITGRDGVEEVVDQRAILEPLFLVLNRATILAVGLAGVMIVTAVLLITTTIRLSAMSRSRETSIMRLVGASNFFIQLPFMLEGAIAALLGAVLASAGLWFGVRSVIENWLADSVRWVNFVSTSDVLVVAPLLVAIGIVLAAISSLVSLSRYTKV; this is encoded by the coding sequence ATGCGACTTCAGTTCATCCTCTCCCAGATCGGCAACGGCCTGCGGCGCAATGTCGCGATGGCGATCTCGGTGGTACTCGTCACCTTCATCTCGCTCACCTTCGTGGGCGCCGCGGTGCTGCTGCAGATGCAGATCACCAATATGAAGGACGACTGGTACGACCGTGTGGAGGTCTCGGTCTTCCTCTGCCCCGAAGGCTCGTCCGTGCCCACCTGCGCCGGCGGCGAAGTGACCGAGGAGCAGATCGAGACGCTCCAAGGTGTGCTCACCTCCGACGGGCTGAGCCCGTACGTGGAGGAGGTCTTCGTCGAGACGAAGGAGCAGGCATACGAGTCGTTCCAGGAGCAGTTCGGCGATCAGGACTGGGCGCAGCGCATCACCGAAGAACAGATGCAGGTCTCCCTGCGGGTGAGCCTGGTGGACCCAGAGCTCTACCAGGTGGTGGCGGATGAGATCACCGGGCGGGACGGCGTCGAGGAGGTGGTGGACCAGCGGGCCATCCTCGAGCCGCTGTTCCTCGTGCTCAACCGGGCCACCATCCTGGCGGTGGGGTTGGCCGGCGTCATGATCGTGACCGCCGTCTTGCTGATCACCACGACGATCCGGCTCTCGGCCATGAGCAGGAGCCGGGAGACCTCCATCATGCGCCTGGTTGGCGCCTCCAACTTCTTCATCCAGCTCCCGTTCATGCTCGAGGGCGCGATCGCCGCGCTTCTGGGTGCGGTCCTGGCGAGTGCAGGGCTGTGGTTCGGCGTTCGCTCGGTCATTGAGAACTGGCTCGCCGACTCGGTTCGCTGGGTCAATTTCGTCAGTACCTCCGATGTGCTCGTGGTGGCCCCGCTCCTGGTGGCCATCGGAATCGTGCTGGCGGCGATCAGTTCGCTGGTCAGCCTGAGCCGTTACACGAAGGTGTGA
- a CDS encoding YceI family protein, producing the protein MRIRTYVIIGAAVVVVGGGAALVGPGIYADWANSRADEAPSLRSTDQSSAAESAVDPAGVTGEFSLAEGSYAGYRVHEILQGNDVNVTGRTESVQGSATVVAGVVTEATITVDMASVATDESARDAYFRDTALEVEQFPDATFTLTAPAEIPDGGGPLTLSGDLEVHGVSQPVDFEAQASVTEEQMEVAGAVPITFSDFEVEAPDLGFVTVDDAGEVEFYLVWDSAA; encoded by the coding sequence ATGCGGATCAGGACGTACGTGATTATCGGCGCAGCAGTGGTGGTGGTGGGCGGTGGAGCCGCGCTCGTCGGCCCAGGAATCTATGCCGACTGGGCCAACTCACGCGCCGATGAGGCGCCGAGTCTGCGCTCCACCGATCAGTCCTCAGCAGCGGAATCAGCGGTCGACCCGGCGGGGGTGACCGGAGAGTTCTCGTTGGCCGAGGGGTCCTATGCCGGATATCGGGTGCACGAGATTCTGCAGGGCAATGATGTGAACGTCACCGGACGCACCGAGTCCGTGCAGGGCTCGGCCACCGTGGTGGCTGGGGTGGTCACCGAGGCCACGATCACCGTGGACATGGCGAGCGTGGCCACCGATGAATCCGCCCGCGATGCCTACTTCCGCGATACGGCGCTCGAGGTCGAACAGTTCCCGGACGCCACGTTCACGCTCACAGCGCCGGCCGAGATCCCCGACGGCGGTGGTCCCCTCACGCTGTCCGGTGATCTCGAGGTGCACGGCGTGAGTCAGCCCGTGGACTTCGAGGCGCAGGCGTCCGTCACGGAGGAGCAGATGGAGGTGGCCGGCGCCGTGCCGATCACGTTCTCCGACTTCGAGGTCGAGGCCCCCGATTTGGGGTTCGTCACCGTCGATGACGCCGGCGAGGTGGAGTTCTACCTGGTCTGGGACTCGGCGGCCTGA
- the ftsE gene encoding cell division ATP-binding protein FtsE — protein MIRFKKVSKVYARGARPALDQISLEVGRGEFVFLVGASGSGKSTFLRLVLREERPTSGSVYVAGRDLAQISQWKVPHLRRQLGCVFQDFRLLHNKTVFENVAIALQVIGKPRHHVMSTVPETLEMVGLAGKEKRLPHELSGGEQQRVAIARAFVNRPAIILADEPTGNLDPTTSVGIMRLLDRINRTGTTVVMATHDDEIVDQMRKRVVELVDGQMVRDQDRGVYGAAR, from the coding sequence GTGATTCGGTTCAAGAAAGTGTCCAAGGTGTACGCCCGAGGGGCGCGCCCTGCCCTCGATCAGATCTCCCTTGAGGTCGGCCGGGGTGAGTTCGTGTTCCTCGTCGGAGCCTCCGGTTCGGGCAAGTCCACGTTCCTGCGCCTCGTGCTGCGCGAAGAGCGGCCGACCAGCGGTTCGGTCTACGTGGCGGGCCGTGACCTCGCCCAGATCTCCCAATGGAAGGTCCCGCACCTGCGACGCCAGCTCGGTTGTGTGTTCCAGGACTTCCGCCTGCTGCACAACAAGACCGTGTTCGAGAACGTGGCGATTGCGCTGCAGGTGATCGGCAAGCCGCGCCACCACGTGATGAGCACGGTCCCGGAAACACTGGAGATGGTGGGACTGGCGGGCAAGGAGAAGCGGCTGCCGCACGAGCTCTCCGGCGGAGAGCAGCAGCGTGTCGCGATCGCCCGGGCCTTCGTGAACCGGCCGGCGATCATCCTGGCTGATGAGCCCACCGGAAACCTGGACCCCACCACCTCCGTGGGCATCATGCGCCTGCTGGACCGGATCAACCGCACCGGCACCACCGTGGTGATGGCCACCCACGATGACGAGATCGTCGATCAGATGCGCAAGCGGGTGGTCGAGTTGGTGGACGGCCAGATGGTGCGCGACCAGGACCGCGGCGTCTACGGCGCGGCGCGCTAG
- a CDS encoding sugar ABC transporter substrate-binding protein — protein MSPRSPRSRLAAAAAVLTSGALALAACSDESPTPSADEATPSAINLLGPEDPATFAPLIEGFEAEHDGYSVEYTQVPFDQLNSTLQQRLGAEDSTIDVYTVDQPRVAQLAAQGYLVDLTDLADEAQEVMSPTMYDVNVIGEEMWAASIWDSTQLMFYNVDALTAAGVEPPSSDPAERWTWEETVAAAEQVQAAGETEWGLILEQIEYYYQLQPLMASLGGGSGITGEDALTPDITNDAWVEAMTWYGDLFADGLAPRGVGSFETSPIFADGESAFFVGGPWDVGVFSESETNWAVAPMPYFDGGEQVTPTGSWSWGINPASQNQAAALLFLEYATLNPEGNLLSTEATTIIPANAEAAAEYLPQLEELAGDRSAGVADLITYELENTAFARPLTVGYVQFEEVMNTAFADIRNGSDPAERLAEATSQLEDAWSQLR, from the coding sequence ATGTCCCCTCGTAGCCCTCGTTCGCGCCTCGCCGCGGCAGCCGCAGTCCTCACGTCGGGCGCGCTCGCCCTGGCGGCCTGTTCTGACGAGTCACCGACCCCGTCCGCGGACGAGGCGACGCCCAGCGCGATCAACCTCCTCGGCCCGGAGGACCCAGCCACGTTCGCCCCGCTCATCGAGGGCTTTGAGGCCGAGCACGACGGTTACTCGGTGGAGTACACCCAGGTGCCGTTCGACCAGCTCAACTCCACGCTGCAGCAGCGACTCGGTGCCGAGGACTCGACCATCGACGTCTACACCGTTGACCAACCCCGGGTCGCCCAGCTCGCTGCCCAGGGCTACCTCGTCGACCTCACCGACCTCGCTGACGAGGCGCAGGAGGTGATGAGCCCCACCATGTACGACGTCAACGTGATCGGCGAGGAGATGTGGGCCGCCTCCATCTGGGACTCCACGCAGCTCATGTTCTACAATGTCGACGCGCTCACGGCCGCCGGTGTCGAGCCGCCGAGCTCCGACCCGGCCGAGCGCTGGACCTGGGAGGAGACGGTCGCCGCCGCCGAGCAGGTGCAGGCCGCCGGTGAGACCGAGTGGGGTCTGATCCTGGAGCAGATCGAGTACTACTACCAGCTGCAGCCGCTGATGGCCTCGCTCGGTGGCGGATCGGGCATCACCGGCGAGGACGCGCTCACCCCCGACATCACCAATGACGCGTGGGTCGAGGCCATGACCTGGTACGGCGACCTGTTCGCCGACGGGCTCGCCCCGCGCGGAGTCGGCAGCTTCGAGACCAGCCCGATCTTCGCCGACGGCGAGTCCGCATTCTTCGTGGGTGGTCCCTGGGATGTCGGGGTCTTCTCCGAGTCCGAGACGAACTGGGCCGTGGCACCGATGCCGTACTTCGACGGTGGTGAGCAGGTCACACCGACCGGCTCCTGGTCCTGGGGCATCAACCCCGCCTCGCAGAACCAAGCCGCAGCGCTGCTCTTCCTCGAGTACGCCACCCTCAACCCCGAGGGCAACCTGCTCAGCACCGAGGCGACCACGATCATCCCCGCCAACGCCGAGGCAGCGGCCGAGTATCTCCCCCAGCTGGAGGAGCTCGCCGGGGACCGCAGCGCGGGCGTGGCCGACCTGATCACCTACGAGCTGGAGAACACCGCGTTCGCCCGGCCGCTGACCGTTGGCTACGTCCAGTTCGAAGAGGTTATGAACACCGCCTTCGCGGACATCCGCAACGGCAGCGACCCGGCCGAGCGGCTAGCTGAGGCCACCAGCCAGCTCGAGGACGCCTGGAGCCAGCTGCGATGA
- a CDS encoding M23 family metallopeptidase, giving the protein MARRRPSSPAAPLRRSRGALAATLALVLVVLGGSAMADERDELEEQQEQNEADREELSAALEGTNSELADVYLELDDIERRLPIAQDELEVANDELAAAERHATSVQDRLDVAEAQQEDLTSEIDLTEGEISQTETAMGEVARSAYRGGEGASTLSVIFEASSADDFASQYSVMNSALRTQDQTLTDLEGLVAVNRNRQARLDAVEERIGELKVEADAAVDAAAVARQSAAELVTEIEGLQADQEARAGELETLREDYNDQIAQIEEDNEEIASEIAEIDQRERERERERQAELERQRQQQRQQQQNTGSGGGGSGSGGSGSGGSGSGGSGSGGSGGGGSSSSGSLIPPVPQPLHVTSGYGMRWYPITGGYYMHQGVDLRSACGNSQVASASGKVFAVRPAPNGTHGNQVMINHGTIGGNTYVTVYNHLSRFAVRQGQSVSQGQTIGYTGATGNVTGCHVHFEVWRNGSTINPMGLSSF; this is encoded by the coding sequence ATGGCCCGACGACGTCCGTCCAGTCCTGCTGCTCCGTTGCGCAGGTCCCGAGGTGCGTTGGCAGCAACCCTGGCTCTCGTGCTGGTGGTGCTTGGCGGCTCTGCGATGGCCGATGAGCGCGATGAACTCGAGGAGCAGCAAGAGCAGAACGAGGCCGACCGCGAAGAACTCTCCGCGGCCCTGGAGGGCACCAACTCCGAACTGGCCGACGTCTACCTCGAGTTGGACGACATCGAGCGGCGGTTGCCGATCGCCCAGGATGAGCTGGAGGTCGCCAATGATGAGTTGGCGGCCGCCGAGCGGCACGCGACATCGGTTCAGGACCGCCTCGACGTGGCCGAGGCACAGCAGGAGGATCTGACCTCCGAGATCGACCTCACCGAGGGTGAGATCAGCCAGACCGAGACGGCGATGGGCGAGGTGGCCCGTTCGGCCTACCGCGGTGGCGAGGGTGCCTCGACTCTCTCGGTGATCTTCGAGGCCAGTAGCGCAGACGACTTCGCCAGTCAGTACTCGGTGATGAACTCAGCACTACGCACTCAAGACCAGACGCTCACCGACCTGGAGGGCCTCGTGGCGGTCAACCGCAACCGGCAGGCGCGCCTGGATGCGGTGGAGGAGCGCATCGGCGAGCTGAAGGTGGAAGCCGATGCGGCCGTGGATGCGGCCGCCGTGGCGCGCCAGAGCGCGGCTGAACTGGTCACCGAGATCGAGGGGCTTCAGGCCGATCAGGAGGCGCGCGCGGGCGAGCTGGAGACCCTGCGCGAGGACTACAACGACCAGATCGCGCAGATCGAAGAGGACAACGAAGAGATCGCCAGCGAGATCGCCGAGATCGACCAGCGTGAGCGTGAACGCGAGCGAGAACGCCAGGCCGAGTTGGAGCGTCAACGGCAACAACAGCGACAGCAACAACAGAACACCGGCTCGGGCGGCGGCGGTTCGGGCTCCGGCGGATCTGGGTCCGGGGGTTCTGGCTCCGGGGGCTCCGGATCAGGGGGTTCAGGAGGGGGCGGAAGTTCCTCGAGTGGATCGCTGATCCCTCCCGTCCCACAGCCCCTCCACGTGACGTCCGGGTACGGCATGCGCTGGTATCCGATCACGGGTGGGTACTACATGCACCAGGGCGTGGACCTGCGCTCCGCCTGCGGGAATTCCCAGGTGGCCTCGGCGTCGGGCAAGGTGTTCGCGGTGCGCCCTGCACCGAATGGCACGCACGGCAACCAGGTGATGATCAACCACGGCACCATCGGCGGCAACACCTACGTGACCGTCTATAACCACCTGTCCCGGTTCGCGGTCCGGCAGGGGCAATCCGTCTCACAGGGTCAGACCATCGGGTATACCGGTGCCACCGGCAACGTGACCGGCTGCCACGTGCACTTCGAGGTGTGGCGCAATGGCTCCACGATCAACCCGATGGGGCTTTCCAGCTTCTGA